TAATTGGCTTTGACTCTTCTTCTTTTGAGAGCGGAACTGAAAAATAAACTTTAAAGGGAGGAATAGTTGAATACTTTAGGAATTCTTGTGGAGTGTAGAAATTAAACTTCCAATCATCATTTCCTTTAATACAAACTACAAAGAAGTATGTTTCGGGGTTTTCTAATGCAGCTTTCCATTCTGTTGTTGTCGCTGCACCAAAATATTTATCGGTTCTAGATGTCTTTTTAACTTCAAAATAATATTTTTTGTTATCTTTAAAAGCAATAATATCTGAAGGACTAGATACAACCTCAATTTTGTTATACCCTTTTTTTGATAAGTATTTTGTTAATGCACTTTTTGCATCTATGTCACTTCTGAATTCAAAATTTTTCATTATTTTCTATTTAAAGTCTTTAAATAAACTTTTCGCATAATCTATTTCTTGAATATTTAAAGGAAGTGGAAGTTTTAAATGAATTTTTGAAAAACTATTTCCAGCAAGAGCTCCCCACGCGTTTTGTTTATATTCAACAATGTCTTGAAATTCTTTATGATATTTAATTTCTGCTATTTCAAACTTTTCTTTATTGTTTTGAATTGCATTGTCAGCTCCGATAGCGCCCAAGTCTAATGAATTGTTTGTAAATTTGATACTATTTATTTCTTCCCACATAATTCTTGAGGAGTTGCATACACAGCCCAGTCTGTTCTCCTTGTGGTGTTTTGAAAATCGAAGTCGGCTACTAAACGCACCAAAAATACCTTTATCTGTAAAAAATACTTTTAATCCCTTATATCCAAAATCATATTCTAAATATATCCTTTTTACATAAAAATATTTTTTAATATGTCTCTTGAAATTTGTTGTTTCAATTTTTGACCATTTTTCTAGATTCATAAGCTAATTATCACCAAATAATTAAGATTTTTCAATTAGTAAACAGCTCAGTATTGTCACAATAAATCTCTATAGTTAATTTAATGGCTGGGAAAAAATTAAAAGTTGTTGAACTCTTCGCTGGTGTTGGTGGTTTTAGATTAGGTCTAGAAGAACATAACAAATACGAGGTTGTTTGGAGTAATCAATGGGAACCTCAAACAAAAACTCAGCACGCATCACTTATATATGAAGACAGATTTGGACCTAATGGTCATTCAAGTGAAGATATAGAGACTGTTCCAACAAGTGAAATACCTAAACACGACATGCTTTGTGGTGGATTTCCCTGCCAAGATTACTCAGTTGCCACAACTCTTAAGAACTCCAAAGGACTTATTGGTAAAAAAGGTGTTCTTTGGTGGTCTATTCATAGAATTTTGAGTGAAATAAAAGATAAACCTACATTTCTATTTTTAGAAAATGTAGATAGATTGCTGAAATCACCATCAAGCCAAAGAGGTCGAGACTTTGCAGTAATGCTACAGTCTTTAAATGACTTGGGTTATGCAGTTGAGTGGAGAGTTATTAATGCGGCAGATTATGGAATGCCACAAAGAAGAAGAAGGGTGTTCTTTCTAGGCTATAAAAAAGACTCTAAAGTGTATAAACAATTAAAGAAAAGCGCTCCAATAGATTGGTTATTAAAAGACGGAGTTATTCAAAATACTTTTAAAGCAGAACAAGATAGTGAAGTCTCTGAATTTGTTCTAGATAATGACTTGGTTGATATTTCAAATAATTTCAATGTTGGTGGCAAGAAGTCACTATTTGAAAACACTGGGATGATGATAGATGGAGAGGTAACAACCTTAAAAACTTTCCCAGTTTATAAAGGAAAGCCTACTCCCCTAAAGTCAATTCTTGAAAAGGGTAAAGTCGATGAAGAGTTCTTCATTCCCAAGTCTGAACTTCCACAATGGAAATACTTAAAAGGTGCAAAAAGTGAAGAACGTGTATCAGCTGACGGTTATGTCTATAAGTATGCTGAAGGCTCTATGGTGTTTCCCGACGATGTAGACCAACCATCTCGAACAATTATCACTTCAGAGGGAGGTAAAAGTCCATCAAGATTTAGACACGCTATTCAA
Above is a window of Flavobacteriales bacterium DNA encoding:
- a CDS encoding DUF3883 domain-containing protein — translated: MKNFEFRSDIDAKSALTKYLSKKGYNKIEVVSSPSDIIAFKDNKKYYFEVKKTSRTDKYFGAATTTEWKAALENPETYFFVVCIKGNDDWKFNFYTPQEFLKYSTIPPFKVYFSVPLSKEEESKPI
- the dcm gene encoding DNA (cytosine-5-)-methyltransferase — encoded protein: MAGKKLKVVELFAGVGGFRLGLEEHNKYEVVWSNQWEPQTKTQHASLIYEDRFGPNGHSSEDIETVPTSEIPKHDMLCGGFPCQDYSVATTLKNSKGLIGKKGVLWWSIHRILSEIKDKPTFLFLENVDRLLKSPSSQRGRDFAVMLQSLNDLGYAVEWRVINAADYGMPQRRRRVFFLGYKKDSKVYKQLKKSAPIDWLLKDGVIQNTFKAEQDSEVSEFVLDNDLVDISNNFNVGGKKSLFENTGMMIDGEVTTLKTFPVYKGKPTPLKSILEKGKVDEEFFIPKSELPQWKYLKGAKSEERVSADGYVYKYAEGSMVFPDDVDQPSRTIITSEGGKSPSRFRHAIQTKDGLRRLTPLELERLNMFPDNHTEFEGVTNSKRGFLMGNALVVGVVEKIGETLYRFNQ